One window from the genome of Eucalyptus grandis isolate ANBG69807.140 chromosome 7, ASM1654582v1, whole genome shotgun sequence encodes:
- the LOC104455959 gene encoding cucurbitadienol 11-hydroxylase, whose amino-acid sequence MAGEGSHCLALVAKALGDSVEVLSIVGKVARTLAQGCPKPMRALVASSIAGEVSMALPSAFVAKGKLDDVVCSKLEIVMGLMALIAIAVSHWKYKWRIRSSGGKLPPGSMGFPLIGETIEFFMPSKSVDIPPFLKKRTKRYGTLFKTNLVGRPAVISADPDFNRFILLEEGKSVEMWYLDAFAKLLGHDTTTDLEVKTNVTGYIHKHVTNVILNHFGPERLKDKLLPQLQAMAEKTLNAWSTREFVEVKRDCAMMIFNLTSELLFSYDAERTGENLTGDISRLYQGLMSLPINIPGTTFHESLKSQKKLLNIIEREITERIASPGIRKRDLLDHLLEDMKTQTFLTRDFITYLMVALMVASLETVSTGLTMTIKLITESPRAVQELIKENEEALRNRRISGKEEITWEEYKSMAYTMQVINESFRLASISPGIVRRALKDIHWNGYIIPKDWTIIMVQTGLHLNPEAFVDPLNFNPSRWKQQDIEKVRANYYIPFGGGGRPCAGAEFTKAVYAVFLQVLVTKYRWVKVKGGEVARTPMLDFGGGFHIKVSKIQE is encoded by the exons ATGGCTGGCGAGGGCTCTCACTGCCTCGCTCTCGTTGCGAAGGCCTTAGGTGACAGCGTTGAGGTGTTGTCAATAGTGGGCAAGGTTGCAAGGACCCTCGCCCAAGGCTGCCCAAAGCCAATGAGGGCCCTCGTAGCCTCATCAATAGCTGGCGAGGTCTCAATGGCCTTGCCTAGTGCCTTTGTGGCCAAGGGCAAG CTAGACGATGTGGTTTGTTCCAAACTTGAGATCGTGATGGGCCTTATGGCTTTAATTGCAATCGCAGTTTCCCACTGGAAGTACAAATGGAGAATTCGTTCTAGTGGTGGAAAGCTCCCTCCTGGTTCCATGGGGTTTCCCCTCATAGGAGAGACCATTGAGTTCTTCATGCCTAGCAAATCCGTTGACATACCTCCTTTCCTCAAGAAAAGGACTAAAAG gTACGGAACGTTGTTCAAAACGAACTTGGTGGGTCGACCGGCAGTGATATCGGCAGATCCTGATTTCAATAGATTcattcttcttgaagaagggAAATCAGTAGAAATGTGGTACTTAGATGCATTTGCCAAGCTCTTAGGTCATGACACTACTACAGACTTAGAAGTTAAGACGAATGTAACTGGGTACATACACAAACATGTAACTAATGTGATCCTAAATCACTTTGGTCCTGAGAGACTCAAAGATAAGCTCCTTCCTCAACTTCAAGCCATGGCAGAGAAAACCTTAAATGCTTGGTCAACTCGAGAATTTGTAGAGGTGAAacgtgattgtgccatg ATGATATTTAATTTGACTTCAGAACTTTTATTTAGCTACGATGCCGAGAGAACAGGGGAAAATCTAACGGGGGACATCAGCAGACTCTATCAAGGTCTTATGTCTCTCCCAATAAACATTCCTGGCACGACCTTTCACGAGAGTTTAAAG AGtcaaaagaagctgttgaacaTCATTGAACGGGAGATCACCGAAAGAATTGCATCGCCTGGAATACGCAAAAGAGACTTGCTTGACCATCTCCTGGAGGACATGAAAACTCAGACGTTTCTCACGCGTGATTTCATTACCTACCTGATGGTTGCGCTAATGGTTGCTAGCCTCGAAACAGTTTCCACTGGTTTAACCATGACCATAAAGCTTATCACAGAAAGCCCTCGAGCGGTTCAAGAACTAATT AAGGAAAATGAGGAAGCGCTTCGCAACCGAAGGATTTCAGGCAAAGAAGAAATTACGTGGGAAGAATACAAATCAATGGCTTACACGATGCAA GTGATCAATGAGTCGTTCAGATTGGCTAGCATTTCGCCCGGCATTGTTAGAAGAGCACTTAAAGACATTCACTGGAATG GATATATAATCCCTAAAGATTGGACGATTATCATGGTTCAAACTGGTCTACATCTGAACCCAGAAGCTTTCGTAGACCCCCTAAACTTTAATCCCTCGAGATGGAAG CAACAGGATATCGAAAAAGTGAGAGCGAATTATTATATACCGTTTGGAGGGGGTGGGAGGCCATGCGCTGGAGCTGAATTTACCAAAGCTGTGTATGCTGTATTTCTCCAAGTTCTGGTGACAAAGTATAG